The genomic DNA CTTGTGGCAAGATACAGATAAAGCATATAGCTGGAAACGGGAACAACTGCTGATGAGAAATTTTTACCATAAGATTTTACACTTAAATCCCTGTTTAAAACATCAAAGAATCCACCATTTATAGTGTCTTGTCTTTTTGTCTCTGCAATTTCGTTTGATTTTTCAATATATTCAAGTACATTTTTATCATGAGTAACCAAATAATACAATGATAATCCTGTATTTGTATAAAATTGCACAAAGGTATTTTTTGTGGAATCGAGCGAATTTCCCTGTTTGTCGAGACGATTATACCATCCGCCATATTCTTTGTCCCACGCATGTTCCAAAAGAAAATCAACAGCATCGGAAGCAATTTTCAAATATTTTTCTTCACCTGTAAAAAGATAAGCAACAGAAAAACCAAAAACATTTCTTGAAATCATGCTCGGATGTTTCTCTGTTCCTTTAATTTGGTTCCAGCTTCTGTCGAGATTAGTGATAAAAGCACCGTCAACAGTATCAAGGGAATGTTTTGCCCAGTATGGCATAATATCAGTCAATGCCTGATTTTTCCAGAAATTTCCTTCAAAGACATTTGTGTCGGCAGCAATGGTTTTTTCATCATCAGTGCTTTCCTGATTTTTTGGATTTGAGCATCCTGATAAAATAAAGCAAGCCATTACGGCAAACGAAAAGAATATTTTTGATTTTCTGATATAATTTTTCATTTTTATAGAACGCGGATAACACGGATTTCGCGGATTTTCGCGGATTTTATTATTAGTTATTTTTGAATGTATCATTTTTATTTCTCCTTATTTTTAGTAAATTAATTTTTTATCTGTGCAAATCAGCGTTATCTGCGTCATCTGTGTTCCAATAGAACGCGGATAGCACGGATTACGCGGATTTTCGCAGATATTATTTTTTGTCATTTTTGAATGTATCATTTTCATTTTTTTTATCCGTGCAAATCCGTGTAATCTGCGTCATCTGTGTTCCAATAGAACGCGGATAACACGGATTTCGCGGATTTTCGCTGATTTATATCTTTTGTTATTTTTGAATGTGTCATTTTCATTTCTTCTTATTTTTAGTAAATTAATTTTTTATCTGTGCAAATCCGTGTAATCTGCGTCATCTGTGTTCCAATAGAACGCGGATAGCACGGATTTCGCGGATTTTCGCAGATATTATTTTTTGTCATTTTTGAATGTATCATTTTCATTTTTTTTATCCGTGCAAATCCGTGTAATCTGCGTCATCTGTGTTCCAATAGAACGCGGATAACACGGATTTCGCGGATTTCTGCAGATTTTACTTTTTGTCATTTGAAAATATTTTTCTTTTGAATTCAGCTTTTTTTCCAAAATTAAGTAACAATCCTACTTCTATATCAGTAGCTTTTAAGTAATTTATTAATTGGGCTTCATGTTCTTCACAAAGACTTTTAGCAGCCTTTAGCTCAACAATAACAGAGTTATCAACTAATAAATCTGCATAATAATTTCCAACTTCTTCATTTTTGTAATAAACCTTGATTCTTTTTTGTTGCGACACCAAAAGTCCCATTTTACGCAATTCAATTATCATAGCATTTTCATATACTTTTTCCAGAAAACCATAGCCAAGTGTATTGTTAACTTTATAAAACGCTTTTATTATTTTTTCAGTTATTTGTGAATGTTTCATTTTTATTTCTCCTTATTTTTAGTAAATTAATTTTTTATCTGTGCAAATCCGTGTAATCTGCGTCATCTGCGTTCCAATAGAACGCGGATAACACGGATTACGCGGATTTTCGCGGATTTTACTTTTTGTTATTTTTGAATGTGTCATTTTTATTTCTTTTTTTATTTATCCGTGCAAATCTGTGTAATCAGCGTCATCTGTGTTCCATTGTTATCTGTGTTCTATTTCATAGTCATCTGTGTTCTATACTCATCATTGTACAATCCAATTTTCTCAATCGGTATTTTTTTAAACCCGAGTTTGTAAGCAGGGGAATTATCATTCAACTGGAATTTTTCTTTTGTAATATTTTCAAAACCGGGATTTTCTTTTAAAAATTTATTTCCTTTCATGATTTCCATTGTCCCGACATGACCATATTTAAAAATTTGAAAATTATCCGATTGGTCAGTTTCTTCGCTTTCTCTCAATATTATTGTATCGCCAATTAAATTATCCTTTACTTCAACTATTTCAAAATTAACACCATCATACAAATCAATAAATCTTCCACCAAAAGAAACGTTACGAACAACTTTATTGTTTTTCGGCACTGCCGGGTCATCATCATAAAGGGTTAACAATTCGGGATATTTTTCGCTGTAAGGTGGTTGGCAATAATTTACCGCATCCATTCCATCGAATAGCGTACTGACATGAATTTTACTTGATTTATCAAAAAAATATTTTGCCCAGCTTAAACCACGGGCATCAACCTGAACAGAAGGTTCACATTCTACAAAAATATTGTTTTCAATAACATTATCTCTTCCGCCACCAATGAATGTAGCTCTTCCTGCTTTGTAAAAAACGTTACCAAATATTGTTGTTCCACTTGTAAAATCATCAAGATAAACCGCACGAACGCCATGTAGTCCAGGCCCAAAAAGGTGATGGAAATAATTGTAGCGAATTATATTGCCACGGCAAGTCCAGTTTCTTCCGATATAAAATGCACCTACATCACCGGTTTCTTTGGCAATATCATGAACTTCATTAAATTCGAGGATGTGTTCGTTTCCACTAAAAAGCACACCGGCATGAGGCGAATCATGAATATAGTTATGAGATAAGCGATTGCCCACTCCGTTCATACTAATTGCCGGACTGTAAGTCCTGAAAACTCTTCCGAAATTGTGGATATGATTGTTTTCAGCATAATTGTTTGCCGGTGTCAACGTTTTACGGTCGCCACCGGTCAGTTTAATTCCGCTACCGGCAATTCCGTAAATATCGCAACTTAAAATTCCATTGTTTTTGCCACCATTAATAATAACAGCTACATTACCGAGATTACGAAAAACACAACCGGCAATTTTATTGTTATTACCGCCAATAATTTTGACTGCTGTGGTTCGTGAACATTCAAAGGTAATGCCTTCAATATTAATGTATGAAGTGTTTTCTAAAACAAAAAAAGGTTCTTTCATGATAGAAACTGTAACTTCTGCTTTATTAATATTTTCAGGTGGCCAAAAATATATTTCTCCTGTTTTTCGATTTATGTAATATTCTCCGGGAGAATCCAACTCTTCGAGAACATTTAAAAAATAGAACCGTTGTGCTTTAGTGTAACCTGTACCATTGTATGGAGCTGCCGGATAGATTTCTTTTTTGATAACATCAATTTTTTCTATTTTATTATAAGTCTCCGACCAATCCCACGACCAATATCCATGCATCCAAATATCATCTGCTTTATGCCAATGTTCCGGTCGTTCATTTTCGTACTTAAACCTGCCATAATGCTTTCCAACCGGAATGTCAAAACGTATATGAGGCACATTTCCTTTATAAATCAGTTTTTCTCCGAATTGTGGCACATCAGTAATTTCTAACCAACCTTTGTTTGGATAACGGGCGAGTGTCATTGCTTCATTATAAAAAAACAATTCCATTGCCAGCGGTTTATGCCGATTAAAAGTTAACTCTTTCGGTATTAATCCCGCATGTGCGAGATCACAAACCAGTATTGAATCATGGTAAATTTTTTCAATTCGTTTTAAAACATCGGCATCTTTGATTTTTTTAAACCCTGATATTGTTTTCCCACCTGAAAAAATTACTTTTTCATCATTGTAGGAACACCAGGTAATTGGAGCATTTTTTTCTCCCGAGTCTTTTGTGGTAAATTTGATTGTTTTTGATATTGAATAATTTCCTTCACGTACATAAACTGTTACTCCATCGGCAGGAAAATTATCTGTCTTTTTTAATTCACGAATTGTTTCCTGTGCTTTTTGGAAAGTCGCAAACGGACCATCAGTTTTATTTTTGTTTGGTTCGGCTAATTTCCCTGACCAATT from Bacteroidota bacterium includes the following:
- a CDS encoding AGE family epimerase/isomerase; translation: MKNYIRKSKIFFSFAVMACFILSGCSNPKNQESTDDEKTIAADTNVFEGNFWKNQALTDIMPYWAKHSLDTVDGAFITNLDRSWNQIKGTEKHPSMISRNVFGFSVAYLFTGEEKYLKIASDAVDFLLEHAWDKEYGGWYNRLDKQGNSLDSTKNTFVQFYTNTGLSLYYLVTHDKNVLEYIEKSNEIAETKRQDTINGGFFDVLNRDLSVKSYGKNFSSAVVPVSSYMLYLYLAT
- a CDS encoding GxxExxY protein, coding for MKHSQITEKIIKAFYKVNNTLGYGFLEKVYENAMIIELRKMGLLVSQQKRIKVYYKNEEVGNYYADLLVDNSVIVELKAAKSLCEEHEAQLINYLKATDIEVGLLLNFGKKAEFKRKIFSNDKK
- a CDS encoding right-handed parallel beta-helix repeat-containing protein — encoded protein: MLLLYGCSTEKIENNALFISPSGNDNWSGKLAEPNKNKTDGPFATFQKAQETIRELKKTDNFPADGVTVYVREGNYSISKTIKFTTKDSGEKNAPITWCSYNDEKVIFSGGKTISGFKKIKDADVLKRIEKIYHDSILVCDLAHAGLIPKELTFNRHKPLAMELFFYNEAMTLARYPNKGWLEITDVPQFGEKLIYKGNVPHIRFDIPVGKHYGRFKYENERPEHWHKADDIWMHGYWSWDWSETYNKIEKIDVIKKEIYPAAPYNGTGYTKAQRFYFLNVLEELDSPGEYYINRKTGEIYFWPPENINKAEVTVSIMKEPFFVLENTSYINIEGITFECSRTTAVKIIGGNNNKIAGCVFRNLGNVAVIINGGKNNGILSCDIYGIAGSGIKLTGGDRKTLTPANNYAENNHIHNFGRVFRTYSPAISMNGVGNRLSHNYIHDSPHAGVLFSGNEHILEFNEVHDIAKETGDVGAFYIGRNWTCRGNIIRYNYFHHLFGPGLHGVRAVYLDDFTSGTTIFGNVFYKAGRATFIGGGRDNVIENNIFVECEPSVQVDARGLSWAKYFFDKSSKIHVSTLFDGMDAVNYCQPPYSEKYPELLTLYDDDPAVPKNNKVVRNVSFGGRFIDLYDGVNFEIVEVKDNLIGDTIILRESEETDQSDNFQIFKYGHVGTMEIMKGNKFLKENPGFENITKEKFQLNDNSPAYKLGFKKIPIEKIGLYNDEYRTQMTMK